Below is a window of Candidatus Poribacteria bacterium DNA.
TTAGTTTCATAAGGATTTTCGATGAGTTCCACAGTAAGAGCAAACGGAGGCACGTCAATTATCCATCACTTCTCGAACCTCACGGGCGGCATCCCACTCCCATAAAAGGATCGTGCCATCACGTCCAGCACTCACGAGTGTTTTGCCATCTGGTGAAAATAGCAATGTGTCCACCAGTGCTGTATGCCCGTCGAGGGTCGTCAGTTGGTCACCCGTTTCTAAATCCCAGAGTTCTATTCTGCTGCCAAATGATGCCACCAGCACTGTCCGATCCGGTGAAAACACTAATCGTCTCGCCCCGCGCGGTATCTCCTTGAGACCGATCTGTCTATGCCGTCCGAGCAGACGTGTGCCTCTGTAACTACCGATAGCAAGTAATCCCTTATCCGCAACGTATGCGAGTGCGGTAATAGCATCTCGAAACGAGATACTGTTCCCATCGATCATCGATGCTGGATCGTCTCCTTCAAGGAAGGGTGCCAACGGGACTCCTGTCTCTGCATCCCACATCTGAACCTGTCCATTCATTGCCCCGCTGATCAGTTTCTTTCCGTCTGGCGTGAATACCACGGCACTGACTTCCGTGGCGAGGTGATGAAGCCCGTGGAACGGTAATCCGAGCGGTAATTCTTCATTACCGTTTTCATGGACAGGAACATTTTCGGTGAGCGGGATATCCAGAAAAACGTCCTTGTCTGTAATAGTTGTGTTCCACACGCGTATGTTCCCGGAACCCCCTAAGGCGATCCTTTTCCCATCTGGAGAAAACGCTAATTTCGTATCCCTCGGCGCATGTCCTTGTCGACTTGTGAAAGTCGCGAGTTGATCTCCTGTTTTGACATCCGTTAGGACCACTTGGTTCTCGCCCATGTGCGTCATTGTAGAAAGCGATTCACCCGTACCCGGGTAAAAATATATCCTACCCGTTGCGGAGATACTTGCGAGTTTTGTGCCGTCCGGCGAAAAGGATGCTCCTGATAACATGTCCCCACGTTCTGGGATCTCGATATCCGTTCTTTCCAAGGTTGTCAGATTCCAAAGTGTAATTATTCCGTTAAACGCAACACTCGCAAGCCTCGAACCGTCCGCCAAGAATGACACGGCTTTCACCGACTCCGTGTGTCCTGTAATATGCAAGGGTAAGGCTTCCTGCGTCTCTGTGCTCCAGAACCGAACCGTGCCGTCTACACTGCCACTCGCCAATATCCGACTGTCTGGTGAAAACCTTAAAGCAACGATACCACTGAGATGTCCCTGAAACGTCCCGAGCAAGGCACCGCTCGTCGTGTCCCATACATGGACTGCCGTATCCGTATCACCACTGGCGAGCATGCGACCATCAGGAGAGAACGCCAACGCATTTATCCAACCTATATGCTGTTGCAGCACAACCGGTGCCTCGGTCCCCGCGGTATCCCATAAACGCACCGTTGTGTCTTTACTGCCACTGGCGAGTCGCGTACCGTCGGGTGAAAATGCTAAAGCCAGCACCTGCCTGCTCCTATCCACCGGCAATGGAGGGTGTCCATGCCCACCTCTAGGCACTTGATCTTGTACTAGCGGTCCCGGGACCGGCATTGGTGCGTCTCCATCTGTAAAAGACGTTCCTTTCTCGCCGGTAGTTGTATTCCACAATGTAATCGTTCCGTTCTCTCCACCAACCGCAATTTTATCATGTGTGAGCGCGTAACTCTCATACCCCCGCCGACCGCGCATCCGTTCCACGGATCTGCCTTCTATAGCCGTAACACCTCGCTTCCCAGTTTCAACATTTAATCTGTTGATCGCGCTTCCCCATCTATCCAAACCGATAAGCATTTTGCCAGCTGAAGAAAAACGTATATCCCTCCCAGCGTAAAGACCGTCCAGGCGTGAGACCTCCTCGTGTGTCGCTGTGTCCCATACTTTGAGCGTATGTTCACGAGACCTGCCGCCTCCATTGGCAAGATAGCGTCCGTCCGGCGAAAATGCCACCGATTGACACATCCCTCGGAACATAGCGATCTCTTTTCCTGTCGCCATATCGTAAAGCCAGACCCCGATGTTACTACCCACCGCGAATTGTGTGCCGTCAGGTGAAAACGCGAGCGTATTAATCCCGCCTTTCCCCAAACGCGCTTTCACCGCTTTTGGGAGTCCCCATTTCGATACATTTTCTGCACCTACGTCGGCTTCCACATCAGCATCACTAACGCCACCTAATATGAGCAACACAATGAAAATGCCAGCAGTACCGACGATCATTCGCATAATATTCCTCTAATCTACCCGTCTCTTTTTGAGGAGGTTCTCTTCGTGGGAGGGGTTTTCAACCTCGAGGCATTCCGTGCTTGTAAGCGAGCTGTTAATCCGAAGAAATCTCCTAAGATAGCTATCAGCAAGAGGAAACCTTTGTTAAACGATATCCTCTTAACTGACTGCTGAAAGGATTTTTGAAAAAAATCCGACCTGACTGCTGACTACTTTATTTAAAATGGAAGCCGAATGCCAACGCGTTCAGCAACTATTTTCAACTGTTCCTGATGTTCTTCGCCAACGGGGATACCGATTTCAGCCCATTCCTGTTCGCGCTCCCACTCTAAACCGCCAGGTAGGTCGGATCGGTCATAACCGGGTGCGGGTTGCATTTGTCGTGCGTCTTGGATATGTTGATCGATCTCTGCTTTATACTCGTCAATCAGTCGGAATCGGGAAATGTCAATCGCGGCAATGAATGCCCCTTGATTGGCACCCTCCCAGATTTTTGGCGGATCCGGTGGTTTATCGAACAGCCAGATGCCCGCCATAAATCCACCGAGGGCATGACTCACATGGCTCAGTCCCAACATCTTGAAAAACGCGGCGGGAGTCTGTTCAAACGCCTCTTCCAAGGGGAGTTTGGCATCAATGCCGGTTGCCATATCGACAACGATAGGGGGCTGATCACCCGCAGGTATCGCGAAACTCATCGGCGAGGCTCCCGTCGCAGTGGCAATCGGAGCGTTCGGACCGTGTCGAAAACGGTGGCAGGAGACCGCAAATCCAGCGCAATCTGCTTCCAATGCAAGCCGTGTGTACTTGCCTGCACTCCCAAAGTGGAAGTGGTTCCGACTCGTCGCGGCACCGAGTCCCATCTCTTTGGCTTTTTTGACCGCTGCTTTTGCCGCATGATACGAGGCAAAATGTCCCATACCGCCATCGCCGTCGTAGACCTCCGTTGTCGGAGATTCATCGATGCATCGGACGTTTGGACGTGGATTTACTTTGCCGTCAAGCATCATCCCGACATATCCGGGTGTTTGGCGCGTGCCATGACTGAATACGCCGCGTAGATCGGCGCAGCGTCTTCTTCCGAGGTGCCTGCCTTCTGGAAAGCTTCACTGACGAAGCCTCTCATTGCATCTGGCATCACGCGGATAAATTCTTTCGGTACTACATTCATTTTTTTAATTATGCGCTAAGCGTTAACGGACAGTATTGGTTTCGCAAGGGCTTTCGATTCGGTTCTGCAAGCCGCCGTTGTTGGCTTACTGAGGGCATTCTTAAGACCTTTCATTCTCGGCTTGTGACTTTGCCGAAACGCGGAATTCCATCAACAATCCGATAGGACTGTTCGCACATTTTGCAATGGAGACTGTGTTCTTCCCACGTAATGTCGCCTTTACACTGCGGACAGACGAGAATTTCTTGCAATGTTTTCGTCTGGCGACGTTGGTTTCCTTTTGTCAAAAGCGATTTTACACGGGAAACGATGCTTCGCGGCACTGCACTTTTGAGAAACAGTAACCATTCATTATGTCTCGGAACATTACTATCTGATGCGACAAGCCTGTCAAGCGTATCGTGGCAATCCAAATCCAGTGCTGACTCATGTTCGAGAAGTATTTTATAGTCTATTTCATCTTCCCATTCGTACTGGACCAGGAAGAGGTTATGGTGTGTAATATGAAACTGCTTCCAATGCTTATCTGTTACCGCCAATCTGTGGAAAAGCTGCCCAAATTGGGAATTTTTTTCATTCTTCCGTAGCATCAAACAGCCATCAACCAAGTTGACGACCCAGTGGTGATAGTGCCATCCATAGATTCGCTCACCTATTTCAGATGGCGTTTCAATGTAGCCTCGGCATGCGACACGCATGAGTTCGGAGATGAATCGCCTCGGATCTTCAACGTGTTCCAACACATGCGAGCAGATGACATAGTCAAACGCCCGATCTGTGAACGGCAGGAACTCCCCATCCGCTTCCACCATCGGACGATCGGTAACGATTGCACCGCCGCGTTGTTCGTCATCCCCTATAAATTTATCACATAAGACATCCGCGCGTGCTTTCGGATTATGACCGCTCCCTATCTCTAAGACAAAATCGTCTGCGCGAATGTTCATTTTTCGACAACCATGGTGATATAAGGACTCAGGTGCGGAAACGCGCTGGCGATAATTCTACCTTTTATCCCAAAGCCAACGGCTTTCTTGACGATCGTGCACCCGTGCAACCGGAAAAATTGCGCGAGATCAATAGGGCTTGCATAATAAGCACTGTCGGCATCTCCACCGATTGCATCCGCCTGTAAGTCGGGTTCACGGTAAATGAAGTTCGGTGATTTTGACGAGAACCGCTTCTTTACACAAAGTCCACAGTTACGCATAAACTGTTGCAACGCTTGCTGCTTCGTTTCACCCCAGACGGGTCTGCCGGGTTTGCCAGACATCAGGTTCAGCCAATCAAAGAACGGGATTAAAGGGGAGCAAAGATTTGGACCCGAAAGCACAATTCTGCCGCCCTGGCACACAACCCGCATCATTTCGGTTAACGCCGTTTCTACATCGGGCAGATGTTCAATTAATTCGTTTGAACAGATGACATCGAAGGACTCGCTTTCAAAGGGGAGTTCCATCACGTCGCAAACCTGATAGCGGAGACTCGGATTTTCCCATGCTTGCGCGCCTTCAAGAAAGAGTGGAGAGATGTCGGTTCCGACAACATCAAAATCCGCCTGATTGAGCAGCCGCGCTGAAATACCGTTCCCGCATCCGAGGTCAAGTACCTTGGCACGAGGCGGTGCGTAGCGGATCACCAATTCTACGTAGTGTCGGAGATAAACTTCATCGTGTGCCGCGAGAAGTCCTTTGTAGGTTTCCGATGTCTCGTAGAACTCACGCATTCGGTCGCGAATTGACAACGATGTTTCAGGTGCTGACGTTCCAAGCATAGTCATCCAAGGCTCTCCGTGTGCCATTGAAAGAGGACGAGGTTACAAACCTCGTCAGCGGAGGAAGGTGTTTGTTAAACCTCAAATAAGGCTAACGGGTTACGAGCGGAGCGTATTCCACGGTGTCTGATCGTAAACATCAATAAGCTGATACCCCTCTTCACCTTTGCTGGGGCTGAGGGTAACAAACAACTTCGCTGACGCAGAGGAAACGTTAAAAGAGGCGTGCACCATGTCCGCTGGAATGAATACAGAATCTCCTGCGTTGAGCGTCTGCTTCTTATCTTCAAGCCACTGCTCTACACTACCCTCTATAACGTAAATTACCTCTTCTTGGTCGGGATGTTTATGGAAATCGTGTCCATATCCGGGGGAAAGGCTGACTTCCATAGCGACAATGTCTTTCCCACCTGTACTTTCTGGGCGACTGAGCCAACCGATTGTTCCCCAGTCGAGTTCGTCTCGTTCTACGTCTGCTGACGCAATAAATTTTCCGTTCATAACGCTATACACTCTCCTTTTCTTGTTATAAAGAGAGTGCGCGCTGAGAGATTCAAAGCGCGCACTCGGACGCATTTTATCGCTGTGAGGTCTTCAGATGTCCCCAAGTTGTAGCCAGTTTTTGGCGCGGATCAACGGCGAAAAGCTCGAAATGACCGCTCTCCATCTGTTCAATAACCTCTTCCTCACTGAGGGCGCGGTTCCAAATACGAACCTCGTCAATCAGACCGAGGAACTCGCGTTGTC
It encodes the following:
- a CDS encoding Ldh family oxidoreductase translates to MMLDGKVNPRPNVRCIDESPTTEVYDGDGGMGHFASYHAAKAAVKKAKEMGLGAATSRNHFHFGSAGKYTRLALEADCAGFAVSCHRFRHGPNAPIATATGASPMSFAIPAGDQPPIVVDMATGIDAKLPLEEAFEQTPAAFFKMLGLSHVSHALGGFMAGIWLFDKPPDPPKIWEGANQGAFIAAIDISRFRLIDEYKAEIDQHIQDARQMQPAPGYDRSDLPGGLEWEREQEWAEIGIPVGEEHQEQLKIVAERVGIRLPF
- a CDS encoding methyltransferase domain-containing protein; this translates as MNIRADDFVLEIGSGHNPKARADVLCDKFIGDDEQRGGAIVTDRPMVEADGEFLPFTDRAFDYVICSHVLEHVEDPRRFISELMRVACRGYIETPSEIGERIYGWHYHHWVVNLVDGCLMLRKNEKNSQFGQLFHRLAVTDKHWKQFHITHHNLFLVQYEWEDEIDYKILLEHESALDLDCHDTLDRLVASDSNVPRHNEWLLFLKSAVPRSIVSRVKSLLTKGNQRRQTKTLQEILVCPQCKGDITWEEHSLHCKMCEQSYRIVDGIPRFGKVTSRE
- a CDS encoding methyltransferase domain-containing protein; translation: MTMLGTSAPETSLSIRDRMREFYETSETYKGLLAAHDEVYLRHYVELVIRYAPPRAKVLDLGCGNGISARLLNQADFDVVGTDISPLFLEGAQAWENPSLRYQVCDVMELPFESESFDVICSNELIEHLPDVETALTEMMRVVCQGGRIVLSGPNLCSPLIPFFDWLNLMSGKPGRPVWGETKQQALQQFMRNCGLCVKKRFSSKSPNFIYREPDLQADAIGGDADSAYYASPIDLAQFFRLHGCTIVKKAVGFGIKGRIIASAFPHLSPYITMVVEK
- a CDS encoding cupin domain-containing protein; amino-acid sequence: MNGKFIASADVERDELDWGTIGWLSRPESTGGKDIVAMEVSLSPGYGHDFHKHPDQEEVIYVIEGSVEQWLEDKKQTLNAGDSVFIPADMVHASFNVSSASAKLFVTLSPSKGEEGYQLIDVYDQTPWNTLRS